In Tachypleus tridentatus isolate NWPU-2018 chromosome 7, ASM421037v1, whole genome shotgun sequence, a genomic segment contains:
- the LOC143258203 gene encoding eclosion hormone-like codes for MVTSSISLKTCLILLLICCYDNHMAEGFNRVSLCIKNCGQCKQIYGAHFEGKECAEACVQFGGTMMPDCNDFETISSFLNKLE; via the coding sequence ATGGTCACTTCTAGCATCTCCTTAAAAACATGTCTGATCCTATTGTTGATCTGTTGCTATGACAACCACATGGCCGAAGGGTTTAACCGCGTTTCGCTGTGCATCAAGAACTGCGGACAGTGTAAACAGATCTACGGGGCCCACTTCGAAGGGAAAGAGTGTGCTGAAGCCTGCGTCCAGTTTGGTGGTACCATGATGCCTGACTGCAACGATTTTGAAACGATTTCATCCTTCCTCAACAAACTGGAGTGA